A window of Primulina huaijiensis isolate GDHJ02 chromosome 9, ASM1229523v2, whole genome shotgun sequence contains these coding sequences:
- the LOC140984412 gene encoding probable ubiquitin-conjugating enzyme E2 23 isoform X1 → MESHRSSDLNEPTTTTEDITTKQCNSTCGSNRDPDLSYANRPGEVLRNLQNVSYIYRQDVVSSKVNSKIGIVTEVAGDSDSDSIITDDEEEDEDEKDDEAGSKEDCFEERNKNSDENSSGKFGDNDSKNEILSVDQVRVLWMDESETKESTNDVTVIDRGFLQGDYVAATSDPTGQIGIVVDVSITVDLLTHDGSVLKDQLSKDLKRIREFTVGDYVVLGPWLGRIEDVFDNVTVLFDDGSVCKVMNADPLRLKPVGKKILEDGHFPYYPGQRVKASSSSVFKNSRWLSGLWKANRLEGTVTKVAVGSVFIYWIASAGYGPDFDSTPDEEQSPKNLKLLSCFAHTIWQLGDWCLLPSAAESSFTLLDKEPTKSGVWDFVKDERESTETGDESDAEVATTEELIGNGELMQHDSEAFLNKNIKSSENSVLAGSSLCSSVTASKEAVHETWPLHRKKIRKVVVRKDKRARKKVENFERALLIVNTKTKVDVAWQDGTIKLGMDSSSLIPIDSPGDHEFVAEQYVVEKAADDGDDATGTEIRRVGVVKSVNAKERTSCLRWLKPVMRAEDPREFDREEVVSVYELEGHPDYDYCYGDVVVRLSPVTFPAKNSIEDSSLNSSHESKHDEGKHHGSNDIENTSAHDISSEFSDLSWVGNITGLKDGDIEVTWADGMISSVGPQAIYVVGRDDDESIAAASGASDDDAASWETVEDDNIETIDDDKEDPTSENSSDAKPDIKDSNLAAENSGKNGALSVPLAALGFMTRLASGIFSRGRKDSDPLELNVKRDDDFQFDGLASNKNPCNGSSSQKLNDAEDKHSNPSINNEDEEQDTKASDLSEVVETLCHLKLAESNVSLFKGFDIVPDSFDHYFSGAQGQNNAARKWLKKVQQDWNILQNNLPEGIYVRVYEDRMDLLRAVIVGAYGTPYQDGLFFFDFHLPPEYPDVPPSAYYHSGGWRINPNLYEEGKVCLSLLNTWTGKGNEVWHHSTSSILQVLVSLQGLVLNSKPYFNEAGYDKQVGTAEGEKNSLSYNENTFLLNCKTMMYLMRKPPKDFEVLVIEHFRKRGYYILKACDAYMKGHLIGSLTRDASVSIDSNSNLNSVGFKLMLAKVLPKLFDALTEVGAQCQEFKHVLPS, encoded by the exons ATGGAATCTCACCGGAGTTCTGATCTTAATGAACCTACCACTACTACAGAGGACATCACCACTAAACAATGTAATTCAACATGTGGATCAAATAGAGATCCTGACTTGAGCTATGCAAATAGACCAGGCGAGGTTCTCAGGAACTTGCAGAATGTTTCATACATCTACAGGCAAGATGTTGTGAGTAGCAAAGTTAACAGTAAGATTGGTATTGTGACTGAAGTTGCTGGTGATTCAGATTCCGATAGCATCATAACAGATGACGAAgaagaggatgaagatgaaaaaGATGATGAAGCTGGCTCTAAAGAGGATTGTTTTGAGGAAAGAAACAAAAATTCTGATGAAAATTCTAGTGGAAAATTTGGTGATAATGACTCTAAGAACGAAATCCTCTCAGTAGACCAAGTTAGAGTGCTTTGGATGGATGAGTCTGAAACAAAAGAAAGCACTAATGATGTGACAGTTATCGATAGAGGATTTTTACAAGGGGATTACGTTGCTGCTACTTCAGATCCAACTGGTCAAATAGGGATTGTGGTTGATGTCAGTATTACTGTTGATTTATTAACCCATGATGGATCTGTATTGAAAGATCAGTTATCCAAGGACCTGAAACGCATTAGAGAGTTCACCGTAGGCGACTATGTTGTCCTCGGGCCCTGGTTGGGTAGAATTGAAGATGTTTTTGATAATGTGACTGTTCTGTTTGATGATGGTTCTGTCTGCAAGGTCATGAATGCTGACCCGTTGCGCCTTAAACCAGTTGGAAAGAAAATCCTAGAAGATGGACATTTTCCATATTATCCCGGCCAACGTGTGAAGGCAAGCTCGTCATCAGTTTTCAAAAATTCTAGGTGGCTATCTGGATTGTGGAAAGCTAATAGATTGGAAGGCACGGTGACCAAAGTAGCTGTAGGATCGGTGTTCATTTACTGGATTGCTTCTGCTGGGTATGGACCTGATTTTGATAGCACTCCAGATGAAGAGCAGAGTCCTAAGAacttaaaactgttgtcttgttttgcaCATACAATTTGGCAGTTGGGTGATTGGTGCCTACTTCCATCGGCCGCGGAGTCATCATTCACTTTATTGGACAAGGAACCAACAAAATCAGGAGTTTGGGATTTTGTGAAAGATGAACGGGAATCAACTGAAACGGGTGATGAGTCAGATGCAGAAGTGGCGACTACTGAGGAATTAATTGGGAATGGTGAACTGATGCAGCATGATTCAGAGGCTTTcttgaacaaaaatataaaatcatcaGAGAACAGTGTTCTTGCAGGATCCAGTTTATGCAGTTCAGTAACAGCTTCAAAGGAAGCTGTGCATGAAACTTGGCCTCTCCATCGTAAAAAGATTCGTAAAGTTGTAGTTAGGAAGGACAAGAGAGCCCGGAAGAAGGTAGAGAATTTTGAAAGAGCCCTTTTAATTGTTAATACCAAGACAAAAGTTGATGTTGCATGGCAGGATGGAACAATAAAATTGGGCATGGATTCCTCATCTTTGATTCCCATTGATAGTCCTGGGGATCATGAATTTGTTGCTGAGCAGTATGTGGTGGAGAAAGCTGCTGACGACGGCGATGATGCCACTGGCACTGAGATCCGACGTGTCGGGGTTGTTAAAAGTGTAAATGCAAAAGAACGGACATCTTGTCTCAGATGGTTGAAGCCTGTAATGAGGGCAGAGGACCCCAGGGAATTTGACAGAGAGGAAGTGGTAAGTGTTTATGAGCTGGAGGGCCATCCAGACTATGATTATTGCTATGGAGATGTAGTTGTTCGGCTTTCACCAGTAACTTTTCCTGCTAAAAATTCTATTGAAGACAGTTCACTTAATAGTTCACATGAGTCAAAGCATGACGAGGGAAAGCATCATGGAAGTAATGATATAGAAAATACCTCTGCTCATGACATTTCTTCTGAATTTTCGGATCTGTCTTGGGTTGGGAACATCACCGGACTGAAAGACGGTGACATAGAAGTCACATGGGCTGATGGGATGATATCTTCG GTTGGTCCCCAGGCAATATATGTTGTTGGTCGTGATGATGATGAGTCTATTGCAGCTGCAAGTGGTGCTAGCGATGACGATGCTGCCAGCTGGGAAACTGTAGAAGATGATAACATTGAGACTATTGATGATGACAAGGAG GATCCCACGTCGGAGAATTCTAGTGACGCCAAACCTGATATCAAAGATAGCAACCTGGCTGCAGAAAATTCTGGAAAGAACGGTGCACTCTCAGTTCCCCTTGCTGCACTAGGTTTTATGACCAGACTAGCCTCCGGAATATTTTCGAGGGGACGAAAGGATTCCGATCCACTGGAGTTAAATGTCAAAAGAGACGATGATTTTCAGTTTGATGGATTGGCTTCGAATAAGAATCCTTGCAACGGATCAAGCTCTCAAAAACTTAATGATGCGGAGGATAAACATTCAAATCCAAGCATTAATAATGAGGATGAGGAGCAAGATACCAAGGCATCTGATTTATCAGAAGTTGTGGAAACCCTATGCCACTTAAAATTGGCAGAATCAAATGTTTCATTATTCAAAGGCTTTGATATCGTCCCAGATTCTTTTGACCACTACTTTAGTGGTGCACAAGGGCAG AATAACGCTGCAAGGAAGTGGCTCAAGAAAGTCCAACAAGACTGgaatattcttcaaaataaccTACCGG AGGGGATATATGTACGTGTCTATGAAGATAGAATGGATCTGTTGAGGGCAGTCATAGTTGGAGCATATGGGACGCCTTACCAAGATGGCCTTTTCTTCTTCGATTTTCACCTTCCACCAGAATATCCTGATGTTCCGCCT TCTGCGTATTATCATTCTGGGGGGTGGCGAATAAATCCAAATTTGTACGAGGAGGGAAAAGTTTGCCTCAGTCTTCTGAATACCTGGACAGGTAAAGGAAATGAGGTCTGGCATCATTCAACCTCAAGTATTCTTCAAGTATTAGTTTCTCTTCAGGGACTTGTACTAAATTCCAAGCCATATTTCAATGAGGCTGGATATGATAAACAAGTTGGGACGGCTGAAGGGGAGAAAAATTCATTGTCTTACAATGAGAATACGTTTCTACTGAACTGTAAGACAATGATGTATCTGATGCGAAAGCCCCCAAAG GACTTTGAAGTCCTGGTCATTGAGCACTTCAGGAAGCGCGGTTACTATATTCTCAAGGCATGTGACGCATATATGAAAGGACACCTCATTGGCTCACTCACAAGGGACGCTTCTGTATCTATTGATAGTAATTCTAACTTGAATTCAGTCGGTTTCAAGCTAATGCTTGCTAAAGTTTTACCGAAACTTTTTGATGCATTAACTGAAGTTGGAGCCCAATGTCAGGAATTCAAGCATGTCCTACCATCGTAG
- the LOC140984412 gene encoding probable ubiquitin-conjugating enzyme E2 23 isoform X2, with protein MESHRSSDLNEPTTTTEDITTKQCNSTCGSNRDPDLSYANRPGEVLRNLQNVSYIYRQDVVSSKVNSKIGIVTEVAGDSDSDSIITDDEEEDEDEKDDEAGSKEDCFEERNKNSDENSSGKFGDNDSKNEILSVDQVRVLWMDESETKESTNDVTVIDRGFLQGDYVAATSDPTGQIGIVVDVSITVDLLTHDGSVLKDQLSKDLKRIREFTVGDYVVLGPWLGRIEDVFDNVTVLFDDGSVCKVMNADPLRLKPVGKKILEDGHFPYYPGQRVKASSSSVFKNSRWLSGLWKANRLEGTVTKVAVGSVFIYWIASAGYGPDFDSTPDEEQSPKNLKLLSCFAHTIWQLGDWCLLPSAAESSFTLLDKEPTKSGVWDFVKDERESTETGDESDAEVATTEELIGNGELMQHDSEAFLNKNIKSSENSVLAGSSLCSSVTASKEAVHETWPLHRKKIRKVVVRKDKRARKKVENFERALLIVNTKTKVDVAWQDGTIKLGMDSSSLIPIDSPGDHEFVAEQYVVEKAADDGDDATGTEIRRVGVVKSVNAKERTSCLRWLKPVMRAEDPREFDREEVVSVYELEGHPDYDYCYGDVVVRLSPVTFPAKNSIEDSSLNSSHESKHDEGKHHGSNDIENTSAHDISSEFSDLSWVGNITGLKDGDIEVTWADGMISSVGPQAIYVVGRDDDESIAAASGASDDDAASWETVEDDNIETIDDDKEDPTSENSSDAKPDIKDSNLAAENSGKNGALSVPLAALGFMTRLASGIFSRGRKDSDPLELNVKRDDDFQFDGLASNKNPCNGSSSQKLNDAEDKHSNPSINNEDEEQDTKASDLSEVVETLCHLKLAESNVSLFKGFDIVPDSFDHYFSGAQGQNNAARKWLKKVQQDWNILQNNLPEGIYVRVYEDRMDLLRAVIVGAYGTPYQDGLFFFDFHLPPEYPDVPPVRNLCIAFTVCVLSFWGVANKSKFVRGGKSLPQSSEYLDR; from the exons ATGGAATCTCACCGGAGTTCTGATCTTAATGAACCTACCACTACTACAGAGGACATCACCACTAAACAATGTAATTCAACATGTGGATCAAATAGAGATCCTGACTTGAGCTATGCAAATAGACCAGGCGAGGTTCTCAGGAACTTGCAGAATGTTTCATACATCTACAGGCAAGATGTTGTGAGTAGCAAAGTTAACAGTAAGATTGGTATTGTGACTGAAGTTGCTGGTGATTCAGATTCCGATAGCATCATAACAGATGACGAAgaagaggatgaagatgaaaaaGATGATGAAGCTGGCTCTAAAGAGGATTGTTTTGAGGAAAGAAACAAAAATTCTGATGAAAATTCTAGTGGAAAATTTGGTGATAATGACTCTAAGAACGAAATCCTCTCAGTAGACCAAGTTAGAGTGCTTTGGATGGATGAGTCTGAAACAAAAGAAAGCACTAATGATGTGACAGTTATCGATAGAGGATTTTTACAAGGGGATTACGTTGCTGCTACTTCAGATCCAACTGGTCAAATAGGGATTGTGGTTGATGTCAGTATTACTGTTGATTTATTAACCCATGATGGATCTGTATTGAAAGATCAGTTATCCAAGGACCTGAAACGCATTAGAGAGTTCACCGTAGGCGACTATGTTGTCCTCGGGCCCTGGTTGGGTAGAATTGAAGATGTTTTTGATAATGTGACTGTTCTGTTTGATGATGGTTCTGTCTGCAAGGTCATGAATGCTGACCCGTTGCGCCTTAAACCAGTTGGAAAGAAAATCCTAGAAGATGGACATTTTCCATATTATCCCGGCCAACGTGTGAAGGCAAGCTCGTCATCAGTTTTCAAAAATTCTAGGTGGCTATCTGGATTGTGGAAAGCTAATAGATTGGAAGGCACGGTGACCAAAGTAGCTGTAGGATCGGTGTTCATTTACTGGATTGCTTCTGCTGGGTATGGACCTGATTTTGATAGCACTCCAGATGAAGAGCAGAGTCCTAAGAacttaaaactgttgtcttgttttgcaCATACAATTTGGCAGTTGGGTGATTGGTGCCTACTTCCATCGGCCGCGGAGTCATCATTCACTTTATTGGACAAGGAACCAACAAAATCAGGAGTTTGGGATTTTGTGAAAGATGAACGGGAATCAACTGAAACGGGTGATGAGTCAGATGCAGAAGTGGCGACTACTGAGGAATTAATTGGGAATGGTGAACTGATGCAGCATGATTCAGAGGCTTTcttgaacaaaaatataaaatcatcaGAGAACAGTGTTCTTGCAGGATCCAGTTTATGCAGTTCAGTAACAGCTTCAAAGGAAGCTGTGCATGAAACTTGGCCTCTCCATCGTAAAAAGATTCGTAAAGTTGTAGTTAGGAAGGACAAGAGAGCCCGGAAGAAGGTAGAGAATTTTGAAAGAGCCCTTTTAATTGTTAATACCAAGACAAAAGTTGATGTTGCATGGCAGGATGGAACAATAAAATTGGGCATGGATTCCTCATCTTTGATTCCCATTGATAGTCCTGGGGATCATGAATTTGTTGCTGAGCAGTATGTGGTGGAGAAAGCTGCTGACGACGGCGATGATGCCACTGGCACTGAGATCCGACGTGTCGGGGTTGTTAAAAGTGTAAATGCAAAAGAACGGACATCTTGTCTCAGATGGTTGAAGCCTGTAATGAGGGCAGAGGACCCCAGGGAATTTGACAGAGAGGAAGTGGTAAGTGTTTATGAGCTGGAGGGCCATCCAGACTATGATTATTGCTATGGAGATGTAGTTGTTCGGCTTTCACCAGTAACTTTTCCTGCTAAAAATTCTATTGAAGACAGTTCACTTAATAGTTCACATGAGTCAAAGCATGACGAGGGAAAGCATCATGGAAGTAATGATATAGAAAATACCTCTGCTCATGACATTTCTTCTGAATTTTCGGATCTGTCTTGGGTTGGGAACATCACCGGACTGAAAGACGGTGACATAGAAGTCACATGGGCTGATGGGATGATATCTTCG GTTGGTCCCCAGGCAATATATGTTGTTGGTCGTGATGATGATGAGTCTATTGCAGCTGCAAGTGGTGCTAGCGATGACGATGCTGCCAGCTGGGAAACTGTAGAAGATGATAACATTGAGACTATTGATGATGACAAGGAG GATCCCACGTCGGAGAATTCTAGTGACGCCAAACCTGATATCAAAGATAGCAACCTGGCTGCAGAAAATTCTGGAAAGAACGGTGCACTCTCAGTTCCCCTTGCTGCACTAGGTTTTATGACCAGACTAGCCTCCGGAATATTTTCGAGGGGACGAAAGGATTCCGATCCACTGGAGTTAAATGTCAAAAGAGACGATGATTTTCAGTTTGATGGATTGGCTTCGAATAAGAATCCTTGCAACGGATCAAGCTCTCAAAAACTTAATGATGCGGAGGATAAACATTCAAATCCAAGCATTAATAATGAGGATGAGGAGCAAGATACCAAGGCATCTGATTTATCAGAAGTTGTGGAAACCCTATGCCACTTAAAATTGGCAGAATCAAATGTTTCATTATTCAAAGGCTTTGATATCGTCCCAGATTCTTTTGACCACTACTTTAGTGGTGCACAAGGGCAG AATAACGCTGCAAGGAAGTGGCTCAAGAAAGTCCAACAAGACTGgaatattcttcaaaataaccTACCGG AGGGGATATATGTACGTGTCTATGAAGATAGAATGGATCTGTTGAGGGCAGTCATAGTTGGAGCATATGGGACGCCTTACCAAGATGGCCTTTTCTTCTTCGATTTTCACCTTCCACCAGAATATCCTGATGTTCCGCCTGTAAGAAATCTATGCATTGCCTTTACAG TCTGCGTATTATCATTCTGGGGGGTGGCGAATAAATCCAAATTTGTACGAGGAGGGAAAAGTTTGCCTCAGTCTTCTGAATACCTGGACAGGTAA